The following proteins are encoded in a genomic region of Cryptomeria japonica chromosome 11, Sugi_1.0, whole genome shotgun sequence:
- the LOC131076786 gene encoding 3-epi-6-deoxocathasterone 23-monooxygenase CYP90D1, with translation MTMEFLGRLWSSCCCDGVQAWMILIRVGIISGILFLVWNKVREHRGKRSGLPLGTLGWPFIGETLEFISCGYSTRPESFMDKRRLLYGKVFKSHLLGSPTIISTDPEVSKVVLQNDGRIFIPSYPKSLNELMGKSSILQLNGTMQKKLHGLIGSFLKSPRLKEQITVDIEKYVLESMSDWQDGQMIYIQDETKKIAFQVLLRALMSLNPGDELDYLKQEFKKFISGLISIPVKFPGTRLYKSLQAKANMVKMVHRIIEDRKANYDTKKRHEDVLDVLLHETKGAASQFSIDLISDNMIDLMIPGEDSVPMLMTLAVRYLSGCPLALQQIREENMMLKKSKEENKELVTWSDYMSLSFTQNVITETLRLGNIITGVLRKALEDVEIKGYLIPKGWSVLTYFRSIHLDEEFYESPYKFDPWRWQEKDPSGSSFTAFGGGHRLCPGVEIARLEVSMFLHLLVTQYIWEAEEDSIVSFPTVYMKKRMPIKIRKITSHY, from the exons ATGACCATGGAGTTCTTAGGGAGACTCTGGAGCTCTTGTTGTTGTGATGGTGTTCAAGCATGGATGATATTGATCAGGGTTGGGATTATTTCAGGGATATTATTTTTGGTGTGGAATAAGGTTAGAGAGCACAGGGGCAAGAGGTCTGGTCTTCCTCTTGGCACCTTGGGATGGCCCTTCATTGGAGAAACTTTGGAATTCATATCATGTGGCTATTCCACAAGGCCAGAGAGCTTCATGGACAAAAGAAGGCTACT ATATGGAAAGGTATTCAAATCACACCTTCTTGGGAGCCCCACAATTATATCAACTGATCCAGAAGTGAGCAAGGTGGTCTTGCAAAATGATGGCAGAATATTTATTCCTTCTTATCCAAAGTCACTAAATGAACTCATGGGGAAGTCTTCAATACTTCAGCTGAATGGAACCATGCAGAAAAAGTTGCATGGCCTCATAGGTAGTTTCCTCAAGTCTCCACGGTTAAAAGAACAGATAACTGTGGACATAGAGAAGTATGTCCTGGAGTCCATGAGCGATTGGCAGGATGGTCAAATGATTTACATTCAAGATGAAACAAAAAAG ATAGCCTTTCAGGTGTTATTGAGAGCACTAATGAGTCTTAACCCTGGTGATGAACTGGACTATCTAAAACAAGAATTCAAAAAGTTCATTTCAGGTTTAATTTCAATTCCAGTGAAATTCCCAGGAACAAGGCTTTACAAGTCCTTGCAG GCAAAAGCAAACATGGTGAAGATGGTGCACAGAATTATAGAAGACAGAAAAGCAAACTATGACACCAAGAAAAGACATGAAGATGTTCTGGATGTACTACTACACGAAACAAAGGGTGCAGCAAGCCAGTTCAGTATAGACCTAATCTCTGAtaacatgatagatctaatgattcCAGGAGAAGACTCTGTACCAATGCTAATGACACTGGCAGTTAGATACCTTTCTGGATGCCCACTGGCACTACAACAGATACGG GAAGAAAACATGATGCTCAAGAAGTCTAAGGAAGAGAATAAAGAGCTAGTGACTTGGAGTGATTACATGTCATTATCATTTACACAGAAT GTCATAACAGAGACTTTAAGGTTGGGCAATATCATAACTGGTGTATTGCGCAAAGCATTAGAGGATGTTGAGATCAAAG GGTACTTGATTCCCAAGGGATGGAGTGTGCTCACATACTTCAGATCCATTCACCTGGATGAAGAGTTCTATGAAAGTCCCTACAAATTCGACCCCTGGAGATGGCAA GAAAAGGACCCATCAGGGAGTAGTTTTACTGCATTTGGAGGAGGCCACAGACTTTGCCCAGGCGTCGAAATTGCAAGACTTGAAGTATCTATGTTCTTGCATCTGCTGGTGACCCAATACAT TTGGGAAGCAGAGGAGGATTCCATTGTGAGTTTTCCAACAGTTtacatgaagaaaagaatgccAATCAAGATCAGAAAAATCACATCCCACTATTAA